From the genome of Acropora palmata chromosome 8, jaAcrPala1.3, whole genome shotgun sequence:
TGGAAAGATATCAGTTTTTTCGAATTAGTCGCTTTCGCGGACTTTTTTGAACAAGCCTGGCATTGCTCTCTTCATTAGAGAGGTCTGATAAGGACGGTTTTCAGGAATTAATCCAGCATTCAATCATATTCTAAGCCGAAAACGGTTagaaaaccattttttctACAGACTGTGGAGCAGCCATACAGGttgactgaaagaaaaaaaaaggagaaaaaatttgcattaaaTTGAGTTAAATTTCCTATGAATGGTTTGGCACAGCAAAGAGGCAGCCGTTTCTTTGTTGCAGAACGCCATCATAACCACAGTGACGTCACTGAGGAAACATtctatgaagaaaaaaaaacctacaaTCTGGTTACAGTATCTACTCGATCTAAACAAAACACAACGATGCAAAGCATTCCGTGGTTTCTTCgtttctatttttttattttgacgGACAATTCTGCTTGTCATGGAAGTGAGCTGAGCTGCTTCCTCACACGACAGCCCAATCAAACAAACAGTGGATAAAGTCGAATACAGACGTCACCCACTTGATGGAGCACGTACTGTTTTCCACGATAATTCACCGTACTAATTGCATGGACGTTTTGCTGAGTTTTCTTGTTAACATGCTACATCATATGTTTGGAGTAAATTTAGAAACTGTACTCATGAATtgttaatcaaaataaaaattcttgcaaaaaaaaatttttttcctctggTTATCAAAACAACTGCTATTAATGACCGATGTCAACGGCTTGCCGATTAAAAAActatattataaaatataatGCTAAAAACGGGACGCGGGCAAATATATATTAGTTGTCATATAAGTAATGACAGTATGcgaaatatttcatgtttACTGAATGATATCCCAAGATGACAATCGTCTAAAGGCCCTatcaaacggcttcaacatttgcttcaacatccattcgattttgttgaacgctgttggaaggttgttgaatgatgttgaacgtgggatgagcaaacggtttcaacatttcattcaacaaaacttagcgaGTGGCCTGGTAAATAGTTTCAGGCCCCAGCTCTTTTCACGCTTGAGACATGCgagggcgccattttgaaatgacaatggctcgcgcgtatgtttacaacaaagttcgcTTGTTATTggcagtttttgtagctttcgaagtttttaATCATGAGGATAAAAAACGTGGGAAAGGaaagacaaggcaatggaTCAGAACAAGGGATGAAAGGggctatttcaacaacatcgtgAAGGAACTGGCGATCGAACACACGGCGGAATATAAAGACATGATGCGAATGAGTCATGCCGCTTTTCAACGAATACTGAGCTACATCAAACAGGATATTACTCGTAAACAAGTCCTTggtgggaataaagttatttctccgaaagaaagatAAGCCCTGACAACAAgccacacacaaaattgtcttgctttgcTACCGTCTTTGCATCCATGGTGACCCTGGTTACGTCTTctcaattgcgcatgcgcttgctcaacattgttgaaagagcggggcaaatgacttcaactccgcttcaacattccgaacattttagagaacaaaagaaatgttgaatggatgttgaagcaaagtttaaaggcttttaaactctttcaacatcgattcaacatcctttcaacacgtttcaacaatgttgaaagggtgtggcaaacgctttcaacattgccattcaacaaaatcgaaaggatgttgaagcaaatgttgaagccgtttgctagggccttaatGCGTGCAATGTGAGAGACCTTAGGCAGATAAAGCTTAATTTATCTTCATTTATTATCTCCTCGGCTAAAACAAAGCATCTTGCCATTATATGTGGCTTGCTCAATGAGTGGACCGTCGCAAGCATGCAATTATGGCTTCGAGTCTCGTTAAAGCTATTTTCAGCCTTCGCACAAAAATTCtcaaatttctttgtctcaATAAATTCGGGACTTACTCAAGCCAATTTTTCGGAGACTTGTCATAGGAGTAACAATTTATATCATAGCCTTCGCTGAATACAGTGAATGGTAAACATGACTGTAAACGAAAATAAAGTGCAGGAAAATGGCAGGAATTCTTACCTTCAACGTTCAAACATTCAAATGATTGAATAAAGCAAAAAGCGAAAATAAAGCCCAAAAGCTTTCTGAAGAATCCTTCCATGTCAAGGAATTCTGTAGCAGATataaacagcaaagaaaaggcaaaaaatacGCGCTGTTTCTGAGGTTGAAATTTCACGAATCCTATATTTGGAAAGTAAACATTCAAGCCACGAACTGAAAAATAGCACGTACCTCTGTTTCTGCGTTTGCCTTCCGATTCACCTGTTAGTGCTCTTTTCTTAGTTGATATTGTGACTTATGATTAACAAGCTTGTCGGAACCGAACGGAAATTTCTCTTAGGTGCAGGAAGTCACCTATCAAGGAATATTGTCAggattaaataaaattatttccaacaCCACCACAATGCCCGGCAAGGCCGCAATAAAGGTGATTCAAATCTGGCAATTAATACCTTTTTCTAGTGCCTTTAAAGACTTGATGCTTTTTTAGAGATTGATGCTTTTTTTAACGTAATTTTGactttgaaatgattttgtAACTTGGACATTTTATAGTAAACGCAGTGGCCCCAGGTGTTTTCCTTGCAATGAATTTCTAACGGACCACGACGATTAGACTGTTCTTCTTTTGTTGATATTGTTTTCCATTCCGGTTGCAATTTACTAACGACGAAAACCTGCCCAAGGACCTCTGAAGGCAATCAATTAGTAGAAAGATTAATTTAAGAGTAAGTACAGGTTTGACTTGAATAACAAAAGGCAAACGTCAGGTAGATGTTTGACATAAAACTACACTGAAAATCCGATTAATCTCCTTCGTGTAGCTCCTTCTTTTAACTCCTGCTTCGATACGGCTTCAGCTGAAATGAACAAGTTTGTTTGACTTCAATTGCAAGCTGTATGCATTTGGGTGTTTGCTGTTTTCCGTGAACTCGTTCCTCTAAGTAACTTAGCATCTCGCTAAGCAATGATGCTCACAGAAGATGATGTCTTTCTAGAAGTATCATACTATTTACTCCAAAATTCTCTTTCGTCAAGTCGACCGATATCTGTTGCCAACAGGTGGCCATGGGGAATGCCTAAGTCAACATGAGAATTTTTCCTCCCGCAATCGGAAACTAAGCTtgacagttttctttttgccgtAAAACGCAATATCTATTTATTGACATCCGCGTCACtcaatttatttcaaagttATCCTTTCTGTTAATCCCCCGCTTTGCGGAGGAGAGAGGCTTGAAGGCCACGGCAAATCCCATGCACCCAGGGAATTCGCAGTAAATTTTggtaaaaactaaaacaataacaactgACCCGAAAAACGGCGAACGTAACCGAATTGAAATTGTAAGAAAATGGATCAGAAACTTTACACATCTGGAAGCCACTTGCGAGTCGAGTACAGAAACGGTGAACTTTGAAGTTTAAGCTTCATCCAAAATCACATAACCCACTTTCCGTCTCTTTGAAAAGCACTTCTACGTAAGGTGCTTTGCCAGGATGGTAAAAATTGTAACCAACTATTCATATAATCCCTAAAACGGTTAACGAAACCCAACCTGCAGGGGTAAACAAGTTGGTTGTTTACAAAGCGTATGCTGTAGTTGAATTCGAGACTAATCAGCACAAATCCAGCCAGTAACCTCAGttaactaaaataataatgataaaatactTTAACGTAACTGCTAACCTCATAGTATGGATACTTCAAATTCAGGTAATATAGGTCCCTTCTGTACCGAACGCAACCTTTCCTTGTCGGACTGGCCGGGCTAAATTCGCTTCCACGTTACCCGCGGTCATTTCTCGAACACTGTAGACTGGACTCGGCAATACAGCCGGCGAGGTCATCTTCAACGTCaccggcaacgacaacgccacaaattataagaatttgattggttaaacATGTATGTTGCACGCGCGATGCGCATTTAAGAAAAAATCCGTGCCTTACTCTACTaaataacaacgtgaaattagggagcttaagcacgcgcgtttttgagacgcggacggcaaccggaagagaacatttcccgtgccaggacagtggtgtcTCCCAGATTTTTGTACTAATCATCTCTGATGGAGAAAAGATACTTTGCAATGTAAATGTGGTTGTGTGAAAACAGgttaaaagggaaaacagctcacttccggttgccgtccgcgtctcaaaaacgtgcgtgcttaagctccctaaattATCGCATATGACGAAAACTtgagcaaataaaaataaatctttaatagaccttattcacgatggccgccatgttgaatttACCGTTATCATGCAAACTTCTCGGGGGGCAAACAACTCAAGGTCGAGAGCTTGTAACGGACATTTTAGCCACACAGATGATTTGTTTCACGTTCATTAAATGTTTATAACCTAAGTAGTAAAATAGAATGACTGTACAAGCTGCTTTGATGTATTGTTCgtgaaaaataagcagataAGGTAGTAGAAAGTCAAAATATTTAAGGCAATCAAAGATATATAATCATGATCATAACTATAAAAGGCATTTAATTGCAAATTCTGAAATGTACTTTCAATATTTCGACGAGCTGATTTCCGCAATTTGTCTTTTTCCCAGTGTTTGCCCCCCGGCACATAACACGTGGAAATTTGCATGACAACTTGAAAACCTACCGGGCGGCTATCGTGAATACGGCCTACTCTCTGTCCTTTCTCGAACGGCGGCGTCCTTGCATTTTAATTACAGCGTATTCCGCCAACATTGCATGATGCAAGCATTATGCGGGGACAGTCataaaatggccacaattggtgcaaatgtttgttttcaagtgacgttaagtagctgttattacagttgagcccgcagacaaaatttcttttctttacaactccatgcaaacgaggctaaggggttaatacaatgggaaatgacccattagcctcgtttgtgtgtcaagaccgctggtaactgtaataacagctattccTACGAGTTGTCCCAGTCGTTGCTTTGGCTGCCAATAATCAAGCGAGCTTTTCGCGAGATATCGGCTCTTTCAATGATGTTCCTAATGACCCGTTAATGAGGTCATATATACATACGTATAATGTAttatgtcttaaaatgacAACGGATTCTTGAAAAGGCtatgttttaatttattctaGATCTAAGAGAATGCAAGAACCACCaatataatttaattttggcaGAACTTTGGGTGATTGTTTGAACGACCTCAGTCAATTTGCTTACCAAGTTGTAAACTCAATATTTCCACTTCAGGATATTATAAAACTTGacttaaaatatgcaaaaaaaaaaaaaaacagctctcAACAGGTAAAATGTACATGAACTATTATACGACGCGAGTTGCAAACAAcaaactttggaaaaaaaagacaaaaagaattTCCAACTAAAAGCTATTTCGGGTACTTCATAAAAATCTTCGTGTTTCAAGTCTTGTTAAAGACGTAGCTTACAACAGGAAAGATTCGTaaattaagtgttttgcaaaaatgaaaatattacgGATTCCAGCGGTCTCTAGtagcaattttcctttttccgaGGACCTTTCGAACGACTggttttttcgaatttttaaaaaaaaattcgtatCGTGTAccatcctcggagacccaggggcagtTAGTCGGGTCGATAAAATGTCCGTGGTGAAAGTTTACTGTAAGATCGAGACGAGCCCCTGGGCACTTACTCTTACCGAACCAGTTCCAGAAGCGTTTGAATTGCCCGCTTCTGATTGGCTTCCTGATTTGAcctcccagtgcgggaataataatgaccttgccctccagcatggcggattttgtaccacgtgatcgttagttgcaaaaggcctattgtccctgggtctccgaggatgaTCGTGTACCTACATTTGGGTATTTGCTACGTTGGCGAGgtttaattgaaaataatacGCGCCGAATTTTAGGGCtttgaaaggaaaacttaaaaagTCAGAAAATGATTGATAAACTTTACTCTTCATGCATGTTTTtaattcaaactttttttctcatttaagGTTTGAAAATAACCGAGCGAGAGCAAGTAACAAATACGCAGTCGACAATCTAAAAAGAggtcaaacaaataaaaggaGTTTAGGTTCTGGAGAAAACTGCATGGTGCGCGCCATATAGATGGGGAAGTGAAAAACGGAAACCTGGTATCTAACAAGTTGGTACGGTCAAATGACCACGGTAAAacgattacgaagatgacgctAGGAGCGTTAATCCTTCGAATTCGAcatcactttccgattaggtTACGaacatgacgtttcgagtgtttgcCGCTCACTCTGGCAAAGATAGAGGTCAGGTTATATTATTTGCGATGGAACTGAAAACTAAAGACACAGAGCAACAACTACAACTcctccaggtgatctggtgacgtaatctggaggactgggaagaaaaattttaacgccgtatcccacaaccgcgcgcggccttaggtgttgtttccaaactccctgcagcatttccatcgccaaaactcaacagatcattccgtgtctaccacatttcctgttactgaatgaacattcaagtagactcGACGAGCTCTagcctcgcctctgccatgttgaattcgaaaataaggccgcgcgcagttaaaatttttcatcccagtcctccgaattacgtcaccagatcacctggctaACAGTTTTATTGAAGCTAATCATTCCCAActttagaaaacaaattaaatcaatctCAATCATTTCTTATGAATTTCGTCTGCCAATACCActttgtgaaattttgagtCCCGACTGCAGTTGACATGCGCCTCACAGATGACCTCCAAACCACCACTGAGTAGTAGACTCGTCATTCTTGGTGCAACGGAACAACGTGTTGAAGCGTTGATGGAAACCAAAGTTGTCCTCGCTTGGTGTCGCGCCTGAGGATGGATTAAAGGTACATCCAGTTGAAGGGCTGCTGATGTGGGCGAGCCAGTAACCAgttttttgccaaaaactTGCTGTGATGTGTATTCCAATATGCCCGCGGATGTTAACGAATTCCACCTTCTTGCATTCGCCACTTCCAAGGTAATCCACGACATCAAAATCTGAGAAGTTTCCTCGGACGTAGTCTCGAAAATCCACACCGTAAGTTGGGTAACCGCAGGTTGCCCGCCAGTGAGTGGAGTGACTCTGCAGTGATTTCATTCTTGACAAACCAAGGCGGTACAGCTTCCAGTTTTGAGCGTTCTCGTTCACGGGCGCGTTATACTTGAATGGGGTTTTTCCAATCGAGGTGAGGGCACGATGCACATGGCTCCAAGACATCACCAGGGTCCAAGCAGTGCCGTGCTCCGACTGAAAATCGCAGTAGGCTGGAAAACTGTTGCCACTGGAATCAAACAGCTTGTAGATACCACACAGAGAGATGCCTTGCTTGAGGTAATCCCGACAGGAATAAGGATGGAAAAAGGAGATGTTGGGATTTGGAAACGATTTTCCCTGATAAATGAAACCAGAAGGGTGCAATTAACAAAGCACAGAGCGTGCTCTCCTGTGAGAGTCTTCTTATTCGCATTCTGTATATACCTTTTTGCATATTGAAATTTCCATTCAATTATCGGCTCTTCGTCTTTGtgcattttccattttaaatTAAGTAAACTTAATACACTTTTCGCGTTTCCACACTTCacataacatttctttcacaaagTGCACAATGTCAATCAGTAGGTGATAGACTACAAAAGTGCGTGAGGCTGTTTCGATATTCCGATTGGTTGCCGAG
Proteins encoded in this window:
- the LOC141890205 gene encoding uncharacterized protein LOC141890205 is translated as MAFKIVMLALCLIHLGLSVDGNKSPKKHTGKSFPNPNISFFHPYSCRDYLKQGISLCGIYKLFDSSGNSFPAYCDFQSEHGTAWTLVMSWSHVHRALTSIGKTPFKYNAPVNENAQNWKLYRLGLSRMKSLQSHSTHWRATCGYPTYGVDFRDYVRGNFSDFDVVDYLGSGECKKVEFVNIRGHIGIHITASFWQKTGYWLAHISSPSTGCTFNPSSGATPSEDNFGFHQRFNTLFRCTKNDESTTQWWFGGHL